CAGACAGTGATTCGGATAAAGGAATTCTGCGTGCCGTTGCGAATCTTCAATCTGATTTTCAAAAAGTAACCGGTGTTCAGCCTCATCTTATTTCCCAAAACTCTGGCTTGAACGGAATGATCATCATTATTGGTGAAGCAGGTAAAAGCAAAACTATTGATGATCTAATTCGTCAAAAAAAGCTGGATGGAAAAGCATTAACAGGGAAAAGGGAAAAATATATTATTCAGAATGTCAGCAATCCTTTTCCGGGCATTTCCGAAGCCATTGTGATTGCAGGAAGCGATAAAAGGGGAACCATTTACGGAGTTTATGAAATGTCTCAGCAGATAGGTGTTTCGCCCTGGTACTACTGGGCAGATGTTCCGGTTGAGAAAAAAGAAAATGTATACTTTAAAAAAGGGATCTATACCGATGGTGAGCCTGCTGTAGAGTATCGTGGCATTTTTCTTAACGATGAAGAACCTTCACTTGGAGGCTGGGCAAGAGCAACTTTTGGCGGGGTTAATTCTAAATTTTACGAAAAAGTTTTTGAACTGATCCTGCGTCTTAAAGGAAACTATATATGGCCGGCAATGTGGGGGAAAGCATTCTATGACGACGATCCTCTGAGCGGCCCTTTAGCAAATGAAATGGGTATTGTGATGGGAACTTCTCACCATGAGCCTATGGCTTTGGCACAAACCGACTGGCACAGGTATATCAAAAAAAATAACCTCCCGAATGTCTGGGACTACTCTAAAAACACAGAAGTGCTGCAAAAATTCTGGAAATCCGGACTCGAAAGAAGCAAAAACTGGGAAAAGCTCGTTACAGTGGGAATGCGGGGTGACGGCGACGAAGCGATGGGAGAGGGAACCAATATTTCCCTGCTCGAGAAAATTGTAAAAGATCAGCGCAAAATCATTGCTGATGTTACAGGTAAAAAAGCGGAGAAAACACCTCAGGTGTGGGCATTGTATAAAGAAGTTCAGGACTATTATGATAAAGGAATGCGGGTTCCGGATGATGTAATCCTGCTGTTCTGTGATGATAACTGGGGAAATGTAAGAAAGCTTCCGGATCTTTCAAAACCTTTGCATAAAGGAGGCTATGGAATCTATTACCACTTTGATTATGTAGGCGGCCCGAGAAACTCCAAATGGATCAACATCAGTCCCATCCAGAGAGTCTGGGAACAGATGAATCTTTCTTACGAACATAAAGTAGATAAGCTTTGGGTTGTGAATGTAGGAGATTTAAAACCCATGGAGTTTCCGATCAGTTTTTTCCTGGAAATGGCCTGGAATCCGAAGCAGTTTAATGCTAAAAACCTTTTGGAATATACTGAGAAATGGGCTGCTCAGCAGTTTGGTGGAAAACACGCCAAAGAAATTGCCGGGATGATTAATCTGTATGCCAAATACAACAGAAGAGTAACTCCTGAAACCCTTGACAGTAAAACGTACAGCCTTGAGAATTACCATGAATTTGAAACGGTTTTAAATGATTACAGAGCATTGGCCGTAGAAGCTTTACGGTTAAAAGAGCAGATTCCGGCTGAGTACCAGGATGCGTATTATCAGTTGGTTTTGTATCCGATTGATGCATGCAGTAATTTATACGAAATGTATTATGCGGTAGCAAAAAACAGGGAACTGGCAGCGAAAAAAGATTCGGAAGCCAATTTCTACGCAGATAAAGTGAAGGCATGTTTTGAAAGAAACGCTTATCTGGATAATCAATACAATAATGTGATTGCCGGAGGAAAATGGAAGCATATGATGGATCAGATGAGGATAGGATATAAAAGCTGGGCAGACGGAAAAGAAAATATAATGCCTGAAGTCACCTATATTTCTGAAGCTGAGGTTCCCAAAGAAAAGATATTTCAGGAGAAAAACGGCTATGTTTCCATTGAAGCAGAAAATTTTGCAAGAATGAGCAATTCTGAACGAATCCATTGGGAAGTGATTCCTGATTTTGGAAAAACAAAGTCGGGAGTGACAACCTTTCCGCAGAATGCATATCCTAAAAGCGATGAAAATATCTGGCTTGAATATGATATCAATTTTGAATCAAAAGGTGAGTTTGAAGTCCAGCTATTATTAGCCCCGACTTTAAATTTTAATCATAATAAAGGACTTCGCTATGAAATTTCTTTTGACAATGAAACTCCGCAAATTGTCAACTTCAATGGCCATTACAAAGGAGAATTGGGAAGATGGCAGTCAGAACATATTATTAAATCTGTTACAAAACATTCGGTTCAGCAGGCTGGAAAACATACATTACGTTTCAGAGTGCTGGAACCCGGTATTGTCCTTGAAAAACTCCTGATCAACACCGGAGGATTAAAACCCTCTTACCTGGGCGCTCCGGAAAGCGAAATGCTTCACTGAGTGACCAATACTCACCACAAACAACACTTTAATTATGAAACACTAATCTTAATTCACATTCCAATCTGAAATACAGTTCCCTCACAGAGAATGAAGAGAAAGAACAGCGAATGATTTTGTAAGCAACTTTATTTAACAGATCGCTGCCTGATATCATTCAGGGTATTTTCCTGACGGTTTTTGAAAATGAACCGTCTTGATGGGGAATCTATTGCCCTTACTTTAATTGTTTACGAAAATCACAACTATCTAAAACTAAACCATTATGAAAAAAAATTTAAGTCTTCTCTGCATTCATTCTATATGTTTGTTTTTCAGCTGTCTGGTGTATGGGCAGCTTACAACCGTAAAAATTGATAAGAATATTCCTTATCAGAAAATAAAAGGATTCGGAGGATTTGTCTGCAGTCCCCAGTTTGCCTATAACCATATGTCTACCTCAGAAATTCAGACGCTTTGGGGCGCTTCCAGTGAAGGTGGATATAATATTATGAGATTGTATATTCCCGAAAACAGCAGTAACTGGAGCTCAGTACTGGCTACAGCACAGCTCGCCAAATCTATGGGACTTACCATTTTTGCTTCGCCTTGGACAATGCCCGCAGCCTGGAAAACCAATAACCATGTGAATGCAGTGTATACTGATGCGAACGGAGTACAGCAGGTAGGATATTTAAAGCCGGAAAATTATCAGGATTATGCCCTTTATCTTAACAGCTTTGTTACCTATCTCCAGAACAACGGAGTAGAGCTTGATTATATCTCCATTCAAAATGAACCGGATGAGATGGCACAGTATCAAGGATGCATCTGGACTCCTGCACAGATTACTAATTTTATCAAAAATTACGGACAGCTTATCAACTGTAAAGTGATTGCCCCGGAAAGTGTGGGATTTACGGATAATTTTGCCAGTGCTTTGCTGGATCCTACAGCAATGGCTAATTTTGAAGTGTATGGCGGGCATCAATATGGGCTTATGCAGTCTACTTACAAACAATTTCAGAATTATAACAAAGAAATCTGGCAGACAGAATATCTGATCAACTGGAACTCATCATCTACCCAGCCGGCAAGAGATTTCAGCTGGAATACCGATGCATTTACCTTTGCCAGCAGCGTCAACAATGCTTTATTGGGTAATATCAATGCATGGATCCATTACTCTGCCAAACGCTATTATGGCTTAATGGGTGACGGAACTTACGGAACTCCCGCAGGTGTAATGACCAAAAGAGGCTATATTCTTTCACATTATGCCAAGTACACAACAGGAAAGACGAGAATAGAAGCTAAATGGGATGACAAAACCGGAGTTTTACAAGGCTCTTCTTATATTTCCCAGGATGGAAATCAGGTTGTTCTTATGGTCATCAATCCTTCTCAGAACACGTATAGCTTGAAGGTTGACTTGCCTTTTTACACAACTTCAGGAACAAAAGTATTGACCAATACACAATCCAATATGGTTACCACACCTATTTCTTTGAGTACAGCAACGTTTCGGCCAACGGCTGATATCAGCCCTTCCAGTGTCATGACTTTCGTTTTTAATAAAAGTGGGGACAGATCTGCTTCTCTGATGACAGGCGGTGACATCCATTATAATAAAATTGAAACACTGACTCCTACCAGTATGGCTTTTGGTACAGGGTTCAATATAAGCAATACAACGGTGACGTTCTCCAATCCAAGCCCTCTTATCAGTAATAATATGACTGCGGCTAACGGATATCTTCAGCTTAATGACCGATACAATAAACTGATCCTGCATGTAAACAGCTATACAACAGCGGGACAAAGTTATTCGGACAATACGACTTTATATTACATCAACAGCCAGGGGGTAACGAAATCATATAACTACGGCAAGATTAATTTTCCGCAGGGAGGAAACTTCGATATCACATTAGATATTTCAAGACAGGTGCTTACAGATGGATGCAAAGGAATTTTAGGACTGAGAAATTCCAATTACAGCTCTGTGCTTACAATTAATCTGGGAGATGTCTATTTCAATGTGGGTAATGAAATTGCCTCAAAATTCGGCGGAACCTATTCCGCAAGCGACAGCTATCTGATGGATGCACTGGAAAATGGCTACTACACTTCTGTAGACTTCAGAAATGCAGCAGGAGTTACTTCCTCCAATAACTGGCAGCCTATGAGTGCTAACTCTAACAGCATTTATTATGTGAATTCAAACGTAAGTTCATCCGCCAATAATGTGATTTCAGGTACAGCTTGTCCAAATCTTGTCCTTTCCGGTCAGGGTATGGATTTTCAGGTGCCGTTTAACTTCACAGCCAATGCTGCCTCTTACAGCCGTACATTTAATGGTTACGATGTGCTGATCCTGCCATTCCAGGCTAATATACCTTCCGGAGTTACTGCTTATATGATGTCTCCGAATGCCAATAATATCAGCTGTACCGCAATTTCAAACGGAATCATTCCTGCAAACACTCCGGTAATCGTCAATACGACAGGGAATATTACTTTCAGCGGTACAGGAAATGTTTCCACACCCAAAGCAATCACGGTCAATCAAATGAACGGAGTTTACCAGGGCATCAAAGTTCCGGCGAATGCTTATATGCTGAAAACAGAAAACGGAGTAACAGGCTTCTATAAAGTAACTGCCGGAAGTGAGCCTGCAATAGGATCTTTCAAAGCATATCTTACAGAAGAAAATGGCTATTCTGCCAATGTTCTTCCTTTAAATTTCGGATCGTTAAGTGCCAGAAATATCTCTGCTGAAGCTAAAAAAGATGTTGTGAAAATATATCCTAATCCGGTAAAAGCAGACCTTTTCATTGATTCTGATTTGTCAGAAGCAGCTGCCACCATTTTTGATGGAAGAGGAAGTGTCATCAGGTCCGGATTGAAGATAAACTCAGGAAAAAACCAAATTAATGTGGGAGATTTCCCGGCCGGTATTTACTTTATTGAGGTTACTCAAAAAAATAATACAGTAGTGAAACAAAAATTGATCAAAGAGTAAATTGAGTCCAAAGCCATCATGAGCACTGCTTATGGTGGCTTTATTTCTACAATTTGGTAGATGAAAACCAAAAGTAAGTAGGATTTACTATTAATTTAAGTGTATTATTTACATTTATTTAAAATAGAACGTTATATTTGTTTTTCATTGCATTGTTGCTGAATAATACTGGCAATTTGTATAAAATAAGAATGAAAATATAATTATCCGTAAAAATCTGTAAAATCAGTGGGTTGAAAATGATTAATCACAAAATCAACAACCATTTTTCGGACATTATTGAAACTATACTACCTATGAAAAGAATTGTATTAATGCTATGTGCAACACTGACAGCACCTTTATTTTTTGCCCAGAGCCATTATAAATACCCATTCAGAAACCCGGATCTTCCGGTTAATGAAAGAATAGAGAACCTTCTTACTCTGCTGACAACAGAAGAAAAGATAGGAATGATGATGGACAATTCCCAGGCAGTTCCCCGTTTGGAAATTCCTGCCTACGGATGGTGGAATGAAGCACTTCACGGAGTGGCCAGAGCAGGAACAGCTACTGTTTTCCCTCAGGCAATCGGGATGGCGGCCACATGGGATGTTCCGGAGCATTTTAAAACTTTTGAAATGATTTCTGATGAAGCACGGGCAAAATACAACAGATCTTTTGATGAGGCTCTAAAAACAGGGCGGTACGAAGGATTGACCTTCTGGACTCCCAATATCAATATTTTTCGTGACCCAAGATGGGGAAGAGGCCAGGAAACCTATGGTGAAGACCCTTATCTTACCTCCGTTCTTGGCGTTGCTGCAGTAAAGGGTTTGCAGGGAAACGACCCGAAATTTTTTAAAACCCACGCCTGCGCCAAACATTTTGCAGTACATAGCGGACCGGAATGGAACCGCCACTCTTATAACGCAGAAATCTCAAAAAGAGATCTGTATGAGACGTACCTTCCCGCTTTCAAAGCATTGGTTCAGGAAGGAAATGTAAGAGAAGTGATGTGCGCCTACAATGCTTTTGACGGGCAGCCATGTTGTGCAAACAATACTTTACTTACTGAAATTCTCCGTGGAAAATGGAAGTATGACGGAATGGTGGTCTCAGACTGCTGGGCACTGGCCGATTTCTTTCAGAAAAAATACCACGGCACCCATCCTGACGAAAAAACAACCGCAGCAGATGCCCTGAAACATTCTACGGATCTGGAATGCGGAGATACCTATAACAATCTGAATAAATCTCTGGCAAGCGGACTGATTACCGAAAAGGATATTGATGAGTCGATGCGCAGAATTCTTAAAGGCTGGTTTGAGCTGGGAATGCTTGATCCGAAATCTTCCGTTCACTGGAATACCATTCCGTATTCTGTAGTCGATTCTGAAGATCATAAAAAGCAGGCACTGAAAATGGCACAAAAATCAATTGTGCTGATGAAAAATGAAAACAATGTTCTGCCTCTCAGCAGAAGTATTAAAAAAATTGCCGTCGTAGGCCCGAATGCTGATGACGGATTGATGCAGTTAGGAAACTATAATGGAACCCCTTCTTCCATTGTAACGATTTTAGGCGGAATCAAAACCAAATTTCCAAATGCTGAAATTATTTACGAAAAAGGAAGCGAAGTAACAGATCCTTCTTCCAGAACGTCATTATACCAGAATTTTATCAGTCAGAAAAACGGCGCAAAAGGAATGAAAGTAGAGTTTTTCAATAATAATGAATTCAAAGGGCAGCCGGCCAATACTTCCGTAAATTCTACTGCCATCAGCTATAACAGCTTTGGAGGAACCCAGCTTGCACCCAATGTAGGAAGAGAAAATACCTCAGCCATCATTTCAGGGATTTTCAAAAGTACCTATACAGGAGAGGTTGTGTTTTCTGCTTCCACTTCCGATATATATACCCTTTTCGTGGACGGAGAAGAAATCGCAACAAGAAAAGGACCTGATGCAAGACACCCTTCAGAGTTTCCTGTAAAAATGGAAAAAGGAAAAGAATATCAGATAGAACTGCGTCATACACAAAAAGGAAAATATGTAAGCATCAGCTTTGAGGTCTACAGAAAAGACCCTGTTAATTTTGCTTCGGTGAGGGAAAAGGTGAAAAGTGCGGACGTCATTGTCTTCGCAGGCGGGCTTTCTCCGAGTCTGGAAGGTGAAGAGATGATGGTGAATGCAGAAGGCTTCAAAGGAGGTGACAAAACTTCGATTGCCCTTCCTAAAGTCCAGAGGGACCTGTTGGCGGAGCTTAGAAAAACCGGAAAACCTGTTGTTTTTGTTCTTTGCACCGGAAGCGCGCTGGGATTGGAGCAGGACGAGAAAAATTATGATGCTTTACTAAATGCCTGGTATGGCGGGCAATCCGGAGGAACTGCCGTAGCAGATGTTTTGGCAGGAGATTATAACCCTTCCGGAAAATTACCCATTACCTTTTACAAAAACCTTGAACAGCTGGATAACGCCCTTTCAAAGACAAGCAAGCACGAAGGATTTGAAAATTATGATATGCAGGGGAGAACGTACCGTTATATGACGGAAAAGCCTCTTTATCCGTTCGGACATGGGCTGAGTTATTCAAAATTTGTTTACGGAGATTCAAAACTGAGCAAAAATACGATCAGTACCAACGAAAATGTTGACGATCACAATTCCGGTAACCAATGTTTCAGAAAGGGATGGAGAAGAAGTGGTTCAGGTCTATATCAAAAGAAATAATGATGCCCAGGCACCGGTAAAAACATTAAGGGCTTTTGAAAGAGCTTTAATCAAATCTAAAGAAACAAAAAATATTCAGCTAACCCTCTCCAAAGAGTCATTTGCCTTCTATGATGAAAAAGCAGATGATCTGGTTTCAAAACCCGGCGAGTATACTATTTTTTATGGCGGAACTTCTGATGATGCAGGATTGAAAAATGTTTCGTTAAAAGTAAAATAAAAATTGATTCAGGGCTCATTGGGATAAGTAGGATCCTACTGTAGCTTTCAAAATATACGATCTATGACAACAAAAAATAAAATATTCTCCATCGCGATTTCCCTAAGTGCTGCTTTTTTTTCAGCTCAGAATAATACGGTCCGTACCTATAACCTGGATCTGAAAGAAACTCCTGCACCTGTTAAAATACAACCCACCATGTATGGGATTTTCTTTGAAGACATCAATTTTGCAGCTGATGGCGGATTGTATGCGGAACTGATTAAAAACCGCAGCTTTGAATTTGACGAACCATTTACAGGCTGGAAACAGCCCAATACAAAAACACTTTCTCCTAATCTGGATTCGGGGTTTCTGACCATTTATTCCGACCCTGCCAAAACCAATAAAAATTATGCACGAATTACTGTTCTGAATGATAAAAATTATATTCTGGAAAATGAAGGATTCAGGGGAATAGGCCTTCATCAGGGAGAACAATATGATTTCAGTTTTGATCTGGAGAATGTTTCAGGAAATATTGCTGCAGTAAATGCAAGTCTTGTTGATGAAAACGGTAAGGGAATTTCATCAGTTTCCACGCTCATAAAAGGAAAGGGATGGCAGAAATATACAGCCGTTTTCAAAGCACCACAAACTGTAGAAAAAGCAAAGCTGCGGATTACATTTACCGGAAACGGCATCGTGAACATGGATATGATCTCACTCTTCCCGCAGGATACCTGGAAAGGCAGAAAAGGCGGCTTACGAAAAGACCTCGTTCAGAAATTATATGATCTGCAGCCCGGATTTTTGAGATTTCCTGGAGGCTGTATTGTAGAAGGAAGAACGTTGGCTGAGCGGTATCAGTGGAAAAAAACAATTGGAAAAGTTGCAGACCGAGAATATCTCATCAATAAATGGAGCACAGGATTTCCACATCGGCTTACACCGGATTACGGACAGTCTTTCGGACTGGGATTTTATGAGTATTTCCAGCTTTCCGAAGATCTGGGTGCAGAACCTGTTCCTATTCTGAGCTGTGGAATGGCATGCCAGTTCAATACAGCAGAACTGGTGAAAATGGAAGACCTTGATCCCTACGTTCAGGATGCCCTTGACCTGATTGAATTTGCCAACGGAGATTCTGGAACAAAATGGGGGAGAATCCGTACTGAAATGGGGCACCCAAAGCCTTTTAATTTAAAATTCATCGGAGTGGGAAATGAGCAGTGGGGAGCGGATTATATCGAACGCTATAAAGTATTTGAAAAAGCCATTCATGCAAAATATCCTGACATGAAGATCATCTCCGGAAGCGGACCGTCACCTGACGGCGAATTCTTCGAGTATGGCTGGAAAGAACTAAAGCAGCTTAATGCGCAGATTGTCGATGAGCATTATTACAATTCTCCCGAATGGTTCATGCAAAATGCAGGCAGATACGACCAGTATGACCGCTCCGGGCCAAAAGTTTTTGCCGGAGAATATGCAGCCCAGTCTGTAGGTGTGGTAAAGCCTGATAACAAAAATAACTGGCTGACGGCCCTTTCAGAAGCCGCTTTTATGACCGGTCTTGAAAGAAACGCAGATGTGGTCTATATGACTTCCTACGCACCACTTTTTGCCCATGCTGATGGCTGGCAGTGGACACCCGATCTCATCTGGTTCAATAATCTGAAATCTTATGCAACCCCGAATTATTATGTTCAGAAATTATTCTCCAACAATAAAGGAACGGATGTACTGAAAATAGAAAGCAACGGAAAAGCAGTATCCGGCCAGGAAAAATTATACGCTACTGCAGTAAAAGACGCGAAAACTTATGAAATCATTATTAAAATCGTCAATGCTGATACTCAGGCTAAAACAGTAAATATCAACCCCGGAACTCTGAAAATCGGTAAAAAAGTAACCAAAATTCTTCTGTCTGCCCCGCAGCTTTCCAGTGAAAATAATTTCGATGCTGAACCTGTGAAACCCAAAGAGGAGAATTCAGAAGCTAAAAAAGGTGAAATTTCAACAGAAATTCCGGCCAATTCTTTGGTTATTTTAAAGGTGAAAACAAGTTAATGAACTGTTTTATAGTGTGTTATAAAAAATAAGTGTGTTTTTTACATTTATTTAAAATAGAATCTTATATTTGTTTTTATCTCATCACGAGAATTTAAAATCTCAATAATCAAAACGTTTCACCACCATGAAAAAATATGTTATCGGACTGGACTACGGTACAGATTCCGTACGGGCCGTCCTTATTGACACTGAAAACGGTTCCGAAATAATTTCTTCAGTCAGTTATTATCAAAGATGGAAAGAAGGTAAATTCTGTAATCCCTCAGCCAACAGTTTCAGACAACATCCTTCAGATCATATTGAAGGTCTGGAGAAAACCATTTCAGAAGTTGTAAGAGAAAGCGGGATACCAGCAGAGCAGATCGTTAGTATCTGCATTGATACTACAGGCTCTTCACCGTTACCAGTAACAAGTGATGGAGTAGCCTTAGCACTGGTTCCGGGATTTGAAGAGAATCCCAATGCCATGATGGTTTTATGGAAAGACCATACCGCTATCCGCGAAGCTGAAGAAATCAATACCCTTGCAAGAACCTGGGGTGGTGAAGATTATACAAAATATGAAGGCGGTATTTACTCTTCAGAATGGTTCTGGGCAAAAATACTGCACATCAGCAGAGCTGATGCAGAAGTAAAAAATGCGGCTTATAGCTGGATGGAGCACTGTGATTATCTGACTTTCCTTTTATCAGATCATAAAGACCTGGCTACCTTTAAAAGAAGCCGTTGTGCAGCTGGCCACAAAGCCATGTGGCATGAATCATGGGATGGTCTGCCTTCAGAAGAATTCCTCAACAGGCTTGATCCTTCTCTGGGAGCGCTCAGAGCAAGATTATACAGGGAAACCTATACTTCAGATGAAATTGCTGGTTATCTGAA
The sequence above is drawn from the Chryseobacterium daecheongense genome and encodes:
- a CDS encoding glycosyl hydrolase 115 family protein: MNFTKNISLFLTLLFIFFVKATEPFISFAKTENSVVLKERNSGLMLFSDSDSDKGILRAVANLQSDFQKVTGVQPHLISQNSGLNGMIIIIGEAGKSKTIDDLIRQKKLDGKALTGKREKYIIQNVSNPFPGISEAIVIAGSDKRGTIYGVYEMSQQIGVSPWYYWADVPVEKKENVYFKKGIYTDGEPAVEYRGIFLNDEEPSLGGWARATFGGVNSKFYEKVFELILRLKGNYIWPAMWGKAFYDDDPLSGPLANEMGIVMGTSHHEPMALAQTDWHRYIKKNNLPNVWDYSKNTEVLQKFWKSGLERSKNWEKLVTVGMRGDGDEAMGEGTNISLLEKIVKDQRKIIADVTGKKAEKTPQVWALYKEVQDYYDKGMRVPDDVILLFCDDNWGNVRKLPDLSKPLHKGGYGIYYHFDYVGGPRNSKWINISPIQRVWEQMNLSYEHKVDKLWVVNVGDLKPMEFPISFFLEMAWNPKQFNAKNLLEYTEKWAAQQFGGKHAKEIAGMINLYAKYNRRVTPETLDSKTYSLENYHEFETVLNDYRALAVEALRLKEQIPAEYQDAYYQLVLYPIDACSNLYEMYYAVAKNRELAAKKDSEANFYADKVKACFERNAYLDNQYNNVIAGGKWKHMMDQMRIGYKSWADGKENIMPEVTYISEAEVPKEKIFQEKNGYVSIEAENFARMSNSERIHWEVIPDFGKTKSGVTTFPQNAYPKSDENIWLEYDINFESKGEFEVQLLLAPTLNFNHNKGLRYEISFDNETPQIVNFNGHYKGELGRWQSEHIIKSVTKHSVQQAGKHTLRFRVLEPGIVLEKLLINTGGLKPSYLGAPESEMLH
- a CDS encoding T9SS type A sorting domain-containing protein: MKKNLSLLCIHSICLFFSCLVYGQLTTVKIDKNIPYQKIKGFGGFVCSPQFAYNHMSTSEIQTLWGASSEGGYNIMRLYIPENSSNWSSVLATAQLAKSMGLTIFASPWTMPAAWKTNNHVNAVYTDANGVQQVGYLKPENYQDYALYLNSFVTYLQNNGVELDYISIQNEPDEMAQYQGCIWTPAQITNFIKNYGQLINCKVIAPESVGFTDNFASALLDPTAMANFEVYGGHQYGLMQSTYKQFQNYNKEIWQTEYLINWNSSSTQPARDFSWNTDAFTFASSVNNALLGNINAWIHYSAKRYYGLMGDGTYGTPAGVMTKRGYILSHYAKYTTGKTRIEAKWDDKTGVLQGSSYISQDGNQVVLMVINPSQNTYSLKVDLPFYTTSGTKVLTNTQSNMVTTPISLSTATFRPTADISPSSVMTFVFNKSGDRSASLMTGGDIHYNKIETLTPTSMAFGTGFNISNTTVTFSNPSPLISNNMTAANGYLQLNDRYNKLILHVNSYTTAGQSYSDNTTLYYINSQGVTKSYNYGKINFPQGGNFDITLDISRQVLTDGCKGILGLRNSNYSSVLTINLGDVYFNVGNEIASKFGGTYSASDSYLMDALENGYYTSVDFRNAAGVTSSNNWQPMSANSNSIYYVNSNVSSSANNVISGTACPNLVLSGQGMDFQVPFNFTANAASYSRTFNGYDVLILPFQANIPSGVTAYMMSPNANNISCTAISNGIIPANTPVIVNTTGNITFSGTGNVSTPKAITVNQMNGVYQGIKVPANAYMLKTENGVTGFYKVTAGSEPAIGSFKAYLTEENGYSANVLPLNFGSLSARNISAEAKKDVVKIYPNPVKADLFIDSDLSEAAATIFDGRGSVIRSGLKINSGKNQINVGDFPAGIYFIEVTQKNNTVVKQKLIKE
- a CDS encoding glycoside hydrolase family 3 C-terminal domain-containing protein, translated to MKRIVLMLCATLTAPLFFAQSHYKYPFRNPDLPVNERIENLLTLLTTEEKIGMMMDNSQAVPRLEIPAYGWWNEALHGVARAGTATVFPQAIGMAATWDVPEHFKTFEMISDEARAKYNRSFDEALKTGRYEGLTFWTPNINIFRDPRWGRGQETYGEDPYLTSVLGVAAVKGLQGNDPKFFKTHACAKHFAVHSGPEWNRHSYNAEISKRDLYETYLPAFKALVQEGNVREVMCAYNAFDGQPCCANNTLLTEILRGKWKYDGMVVSDCWALADFFQKKYHGTHPDEKTTAADALKHSTDLECGDTYNNLNKSLASGLITEKDIDESMRRILKGWFELGMLDPKSSVHWNTIPYSVVDSEDHKKQALKMAQKSIVLMKNENNVLPLSRSIKKIAVVGPNADDGLMQLGNYNGTPSSIVTILGGIKTKFPNAEIIYEKGSEVTDPSSRTSLYQNFISQKNGAKGMKVEFFNNNEFKGQPANTSVNSTAISYNSFGGTQLAPNVGRENTSAIISGIFKSTYTGEVVFSASTSDIYTLFVDGEEIATRKGPDARHPSEFPVKMEKGKEYQIELRHTQKGKYVSISFEVYRKDPVNFASVREKVKSADVIVFAGGLSPSLEGEEMMVNAEGFKGGDKTSIALPKVQRDLLAELRKTGKPVVFVLCTGSALGLEQDEKNYDALLNAWYGGQSGGTAVADVLAGDYNPSGKLPITFYKNLEQLDNALSKTSKHEGFENYDMQGRTYRYMTEKPLYPFGHGLSYSKFVYGDSKLSKNTISTNENVDDHNSGNQCFRKGWRRSGSGLYQKK
- a CDS encoding fibronectin type III-like domain-contianing protein, which codes for MLTITIPVTNVSERDGEEVVQVYIKRNNDAQAPVKTLRAFERALIKSKETKNIQLTLSKESFAFYDEKADDLVSKPGEYTIFYGGTSDDAGLKNVSLKVK
- a CDS encoding carbohydrate binding domain-containing protein; the protein is MTTKNKIFSIAISLSAAFFSAQNNTVRTYNLDLKETPAPVKIQPTMYGIFFEDINFAADGGLYAELIKNRSFEFDEPFTGWKQPNTKTLSPNLDSGFLTIYSDPAKTNKNYARITVLNDKNYILENEGFRGIGLHQGEQYDFSFDLENVSGNIAAVNASLVDENGKGISSVSTLIKGKGWQKYTAVFKAPQTVEKAKLRITFTGNGIVNMDMISLFPQDTWKGRKGGLRKDLVQKLYDLQPGFLRFPGGCIVEGRTLAERYQWKKTIGKVADREYLINKWSTGFPHRLTPDYGQSFGLGFYEYFQLSEDLGAEPVPILSCGMACQFNTAELVKMEDLDPYVQDALDLIEFANGDSGTKWGRIRTEMGHPKPFNLKFIGVGNEQWGADYIERYKVFEKAIHAKYPDMKIISGSGPSPDGEFFEYGWKELKQLNAQIVDEHYYNSPEWFMQNAGRYDQYDRSGPKVFAGEYAAQSVGVVKPDNKNNWLTALSEAAFMTGLERNADVVYMTSYAPLFAHADGWQWTPDLIWFNNLKSYATPNYYVQKLFSNNKGTDVLKIESNGKAVSGQEKLYATAVKDAKTYEIIIKIVNADTQAKTVNINPGTLKIGKKVTKILLSAPQLSSENNFDAEPVKPKEENSEAKKGEISTEIPANSLVILKVKTS